In one Arenibacter antarcticus genomic region, the following are encoded:
- a CDS encoding endonuclease/exonuclease/phosphatase family protein: protein MKLPWIKLFFVGAMLWPTTQANAQTDTLRIMSFNILHGATVKNDFNLDTLAGVINSYQPHLVALQEVDFKTKRAREYDLPTELGYRTKMASLFARAMYYDGGEYGEGVLSQYSFVETENFALPHLPDSEPRAALIVKVKTKNGNTIQFVATHLDHLKDNSDRVLQAKALVERLKDSPYPTILTGDLNAEPKDESIKLLLGEFTKPNIPNAYLPTWPSDDPRINIDHILYNMPQKWKVTDYRVLCENYATDHCVVMATLVFTP from the coding sequence ATGAAACTACCTTGGATAAAACTATTTTTTGTAGGAGCCATGCTCTGGCCAACTACCCAAGCAAATGCCCAAACGGATACCCTTAGAATAATGAGCTTTAATATTCTTCACGGCGCAACGGTTAAAAACGATTTTAACCTAGATACTCTTGCTGGGGTGATCAATAGTTACCAACCCCATTTAGTAGCCTTACAGGAGGTAGATTTTAAAACGAAGCGTGCTAGGGAATACGATCTGCCAACGGAACTAGGGTATAGGACCAAAATGGCCTCTCTTTTTGCACGTGCTATGTATTATGATGGTGGGGAATATGGCGAAGGAGTCTTATCCCAATATAGTTTTGTGGAAACCGAGAATTTTGCGTTGCCCCATTTGCCAGATTCCGAACCCCGTGCGGCATTGATCGTTAAAGTAAAAACAAAAAATGGTAACACCATACAGTTTGTGGCCACCCACTTGGATCATTTAAAGGATAATTCAGATCGGGTACTACAAGCAAAAGCTTTAGTGGAAAGACTTAAAGATTCCCCATATCCTACTATTCTCACCGGAGACCTAAACGCCGAACCAAAAGATGAATCCATAAAATTGTTGTTGGGAGAATTTACCAAACCAAATATACCCAATGCCTATTTACCAACTTGGCCTTCAGACGACCCAAGAATAAATATAGACCATATACTGTATAATATGCCTCAAAAATGGAAGGTAACAGATTATAGGGTGCTTTGCGAAAACTATGCCACGGATCACTGTGTGGTGATGGCTACTTTGGTATTTACTCCTTAG